CAGGTTCAGAATAAACTCCAACTGGCGATGCCATTGCTGCCACAGGAAGTTCAGCAGCAAGGGATCGGTGTGGAGAAATCCAGCAGCAGCTTCCTTCTGGTTGCGGGTTTTGTTTCAGATAACAAAAGTCTGACGCAGGATGATATCTCCGATTATGTCGCATCCAACGTGAAAGACGCGATCAGTCGTACCTCTGGCGTGGGCGATGTGCAGCTGTTTGGCGCACAGTATGCGATGCGCATCTGGCTCGACAGCAACTCCCTGAATAAGTATCAGCTGACGCCGCTGGATGTCATCAATCAGCTTAAAACCCAAAACAACCAGATTGCTGCCGGGCAACTGGGCGGTACGCCTTCGGTACCAGGTCAGCAGTTGAACGCCTCGATTATCGCGCAAACACGCCTGAAATCACCGGAAGAGTTCGGCAAGATCACGCTGAAGGTGAACCAGGACGGCTCGATGGTGCATCTGAAAGATGTGGCCCGTATTGAGTTGGGCGGTGAAAACTACAATATGGTCACGAAGATCAACGGCCAGGCAGCCACCGGTCTGGGCATCAAGCTGGCGACGGGTGCGAACGCGCTGGACACCGCCGCTGCGATTAAATCAAAACTGGCAGAATTACAGGCCTTCTTCCCACAAGGACTGAAAGTCGTTTATCCGTACGACACCACTCCATTCGTGAAGATATCCATTCATGAAGTGGTCAAAACGTTGTTTGAGGCGATCATTCTGGTCTTCCTCGTCATGTATCTGTTCCTGCAAAATCTGCGCGCCACGCTGATCCCCACGATCGCTGTACCCGTCGTGTTATTAGGGACTTTTGCCGTTCTTGGAGCATTCGGGTTTTCAATCAACACGCTGACGATGTTTGGGATGGTGCTGGCGATAGGCTTGCTGGTTGACGATGCTATTGTGGTCGTTGAGAACGTCGAGCGCGTCATGGTGGAAGACAAACTACCGCCAAAAGAGGCGACACAGAAATCCATGGAGCAAATCCAGGGGGCGCTGGTCGGTATCGCAATGGTGCTTTCTGCGGTGTTTGTTCCGATGGCCTTTTTTGGCGGCTCGACCGGTGCAATCTACCGCCAATTCTCGCTGACTATCGTCTCGGCAATGGCGCTTTCTGTTTTGGTCGCACTGATTCTGACACCCGCACTCTGCGCCACACTGCTCAAACCGCCGTCAGAAGAACATCATGCAAAAGGCGGTTTCTTTGGTTGGTTCAACAACCTCTTTGATAAGAGCGTGGAGCATTACAGCAATAGCGTGAGTGGGATTTTACGCAAAACTGGACGTTATCTGGTGGTGTATGTACTGATTGTGGGTGGAATGGCTGTATTGTTTTTACGCCTTCCGACCTCCTTCCTTCCGGATGAGGATCAGGGCGTATTTATGACCATGGTCCAGTTGCCCGCTGGCGCCACGCAAACGCGTACACAGCAGATACTGGATCAGGTACAACAGTATTATCAAACCAAGGAAGCGGCCAACGTAGAATCAGTCTTTACGGTTAACGGGTTTAGCTTTAGCGGTCAGGGGCAAAACTCCGGTATCGCCTTTGTAAGCCTCAAACCGTGGGATGAGCGTCCTGGAGCTGAAAACGGCGTGGGAGCCATTGTTAGCCGCGCAACCAAAGCTTTCAGCCAGATTAAAGATGGGATGATTTTCCCCTTCAACTTGCCCGCGATTATCGAACTGGGTACGGCGACAGGGTTTGACTTTGAGCTTATCGACCAGGCTAATCTGGGTCATACTGAACTGACAAAAGCACGTAACCAACTGCTAGGTATGGTTAAAGAGCACCCGGAACTGCTGGAACGAGTGCGTCCAAACGGACTGGAGGATACGCCGCAGTTCAAACTGGATGTTGATCAGGAGAAAGCCCAGGCTCTGGGTGTCAGCGTGTCGGATATCAACCAGACCGTCTCTACCGCACTCGGCGGTACATACGTAAATGACTTTATCGATCATGGTCGTGTGAAAAAAGTGTACGCACAGGCCGACGCACAGTTCCGTATGTTGCCAGGTGATATCAATAACCTCTACGTACGCAGTGCAAACGGTGAAATGGTGCCTTTCTCTGCGTTTAGTACCTCGCGCTGGATTTCAGGCTCGCCGCGACTTGAGCGTTACAACGGGATGCCATCCATGGAAATCCTCGGCGAAGCTGCACCGGGCAAGAGTACCGGCGAAGCGATGGTCTTAATGGAGTCACTCGCCCAGAAACTGCCTTCCGGGATTGGCTTCGACTGGACGGGAATGTCCTATCAGGAACGCCTCTCTGGCAACCAGGCCCCGGCGCTGTACGCTATTTCACTGATCGTCGTGTTCTTGTGCCTGGCAGCGCTTTACGAGAGTTGGTCCATTCCATTCTCCGTTATGCTGGTTGTGCCTTTGGGCGTTATTGGTGCCCTACTCGGCGCATCGCTGCGTGGGCTGAATAATGATGTCTATTTCCAGGTAGGGCTTCTCACCACCATCGGCCTCTCCGCGAAGAACGCCATTCTGATTGTGGAGTTTGCGAAAGACCTGATGGAAAAAGAAGGGAAAGGAGTCATTGAGGCTACGCTTGAAGCCTCACGTATGCGCCTTCGCCCGATTCTGATGACATCACTGGCGTTTATCCTCGGTGTACTGCCATTGGTTATCAGCCAGGGTGCAGGGAGCGGTGCGCAAAATGCCGTAGGGACAGGCGTTATGGGGGGGATGCTGTCTGCGACCCTTCTCGCAATCTTCTTCGTCCCTGTATTTTTCGTGGTCGTAAGAAGACGATTTAATCGCAATCCTAAGTAAATCAATTCAAAAGGCGTCATTCGGCGCCTTTTCTTCTTTCTTTAATTCAAAAATTAGCACGCGAATTATCATTGTATTTTTACTGCTAAGTTATTTCCTCCACGATTTTTACAAACCACATATTTTGAGATTATTCATCCTGTCAGTGCAGATGGGTGTAGTGGTAAAATAAACGCCAGCTCGATAAATCCACTTTCGATTTTATTGCGAGCCAGTTTTTATTCTGAGGTAACATCATGAAAAGATTCATTTGCGTTGCAACCCTCGCTGCGCTTCTCGCCGGATGTGCGCACGACTCTCCGTGTGTGCCGGTATATGACGATCAGGGTCGTCTGGTTCATACCAATACCTGTATGAAAGGCACCACCCAGGATAACTGGGAGACTGCAGGGGCAATCGCCGGTGGTGCTGCGGCTATCGCAGGCTTGACGTTAGGTATCGTCGCGTTAACTAAATAATGTTTTCCTGCAAAAGCGCGGCAAATCCGCGCTTTTGCTTCAAACCAGTGCAGTATTTTTTCAATACGTTAAAAAAACTCCCCATTCCCCTCTGCGTTAATTTATTAATGTCTGATTCTTCTCACATCTTTTTTGCGATGATTTGTTTATTTCATTTTCAGGCGTGATACTTTTCACAATTCAATGGCATTTAATATCCTGCCAATATTCACGTCAGAAACTACCTCTCTTAATTAGCTTCCGGGTTATCAACTTTTGCTCTGATTTGTGGCGTAGGTTGTGATTTCGCACCATTTCGGGGCGCTCGATTTATTTATCCCTGTCTACACTCTGCATTATGCGTTCAATTCTCCCTTTTTCTGCCGAGCGCAAAATTGGCATTACGTTTGCTTTATAAACGTCGGCCAACGCCACAGACAGGTCAAAGCGTTTTAAAACGACTTTCTATAACGATAAATTTCGCCACACAGGATGCATTATGAAAAAGACGATGATAGCCAGCCTGGCCGCCGCCGGCATGTTGTTTGCTGTAGCGGGACAGGTTCATGCCGGTACAACACTTGATGCCGTTAAAAAGAAAGGTTTTGTCCAATGCGGTATTAGTGATGGGTTACCGGGCTTCTCTTATGCCGATGCGAACGGAAAGTTCACTGGCATTGATGTCGATGTTTGCCGTGGCGTTGCAGCAGCCCTTTTCGGGGATGACACAAAAGTAAAATATACCCCACTGACGGCGAAAGAGCGTTTTACCGCACTGCAATCGGGTGAAGTGGACATGCTTTCTCGTAATACAACCTGGACTTCGTCACGTGATGCGGGGATGGGGATGTCCTTTACCGGTGTGACTTACTACGATGGCATCGGCTTCCTGACCCACAACAAAGCGGGGCTGAAGAGCGCGAAAGAACTCGACGGAGCAACCGTTTGTATTCAGGCGGGAACCGATACCGAACTGAACGTCGCCGACTATTTCAAAGCCAACAACATGAAATACACGCCGGTGACTTTCGACCGTTCTGATGAATCAGCAAAAGCCCTGGAGTCAGGCCGTTGCGATACGCTGGCCTCCGATCAGTCCCAGCTCTATGCCCTGCGAATTAAACTGAGCAACCCGGCGGAATGGATTGTTCTGCCTGAAGTCATCTCCAAAGAGCCTCTCGGCCCGGTCGTTCGCCGTGGTGATGAAGACTGGTTCTCCATTGTTCGCTGGACGCTGTTCGCCATGCTGAATGCCGAAGAGATGGGTATCAATTCTAAAAACGTCGACGAGAAAGCCGCAAACCCTACGACACCGGATATGGCGCATCTTCTGGGTAAAGAGGGTGATTTCGGCAAGGATCTGAAGCTCGATAATAAATGGGCTTATAACATCATCAAACATGTCGGTAACTATGCAGAGATCTTTGAGCGCAACGTTGGATCGGAAAGCCCGCTGAAGATCAAACGTGGCCAGAACAACCTCTGGAATAACGGTGGTATTCAGTACGCTCCGCCGGTGCGTTAAGCATTTAGCTGTAACGGGCACTGCATTTGCGGTGCCCCGTCCAGAGTCATGGTTACCGAGGTTTCTTTATGTCCCATCGCCGCTTAGCCGTAAAAGGAAAACTTTCCTTTTCTCATCCCTCGGTTCGCGCATGGCTATTCCAGATAATAGCTATCGTCGCCGTTGTTGTTGTTGCGGTTTATTTGATTCATAACACTGTTACCAATCTGAGCAATCGCGGTATTACTTCTGGCTTTGCGTTTTTGGATCGTAGTGCCGGATTCGGAATTGTGCAGCATTTGATTGATTATCAAGAAGGCGATACATACGGCAGGGTGTTTCTTGTCGGTTTACTGAATACTCTGCTGGTCTCTGCTCTCTGCATTGTATTTGCCTCCTTGCTGGGCTTTTTTCTCGGGCTTGCGCGTCTTTCTGAGAACTGGCTATTACGTAAACTCTCGACAATTTATATCGAGACGTTTCGCAATATCCCCCCGCTACTGCAGATCTTCTTCTGGTATTTCGCCGTATTACGCAATCTGCCCGGACCACGACAGGCCGTTGATGCTTTAGATCTCTTTTACCTGAGCAACCGGGGTTTATATATTCCCTCGCCGTTGGCTGGCGAAGGTCTGTATGCGTTTATCGCTGCATTTGTTATCGCGGTAGCAATTACGATTGGGCTGTTTCGTTATAACCGCTCACTTCAGATTAAAACCGGGCAACTTCGCAGAACCTGGCCAATCGGGACATTACTGATCGTTAGTTTGCCTCTACTGGCCCACTGGGTATTCGGTGCCGCTTTGCACTGGGACATTCCGCAGTTGCGAGGTTTTAACTTCCAGGGAGGGATGGTCCTTATTCCTGAACTGGCTGCTCTGACGCTTGCGCTGTCCATTTATACCTCTGCCTTTATTGCTGAAATTATTCGCTCAGGAATCCAGGCGGTTCCTTATGGTCAGCACGAAGCCGCACGTTCACTCGGATTACCCAACCCAGTAACGCTGCGCCAGGTGATCATTCCTCAGGCCTTACGTGTGATCATCCCGCCGCTGACCAGCCAGTATCTGAATATTGTCAAAAACTCCTCGCTGGCTGCCGCGATTGGTTATCCCGACATGGTTTCTCTGTTCGCCGGAACCGTACTTAACCAGACCGGACAAGCGATTGAGACTATTGCCATCACCATGTCCGTCTACCTAATTATCAGCCTGACAATTTCATTGCTGATGAATATCTATAACCGTCGCATCGCCCTGGTTGAGCGCTAAGGAACCATGATGACAAAAGCCGTATTGTCACACCCCTCGCGTCCGTCCAGCACCGGAAGCTGGCGTTTCATCGCCTGGGCACGCAAAAATCTGTTCTCCTCCTGGAGTAACAGTCTGCTGACAATTGTCAGCTTGTGGTTGATGTGGGAGCTGATTCCTCCGCTGCTGAACTGGGCTTTCTTGCAGGCAAACTGGGTAGGCTCAACGCGGGCGGACTGTACCAAAGCGGGTGCCTGTTGGGTGTTTATCCATGAGCGTTTTGGCCAGTTTATGTATGGTCTGTATCCACATGATCAACGCTGGCGTATCAATCTGGCACTGATTGCGGGTTTGCTGTCGATCGCCCCGATGTTCTTCAAAACCCTGCCACGTCGTGGACGCTATATTGCTTGTTGGGCAGTGATTTATCCGCTGATTGTGTGGTTGTTGCTATATGGCGGAATACTGGGACTTGAGCGGGTCGAAACTCGCCAATGGGGGGGATTAACTCTCACGCTGATCATTGCCTCCGTGGGGATCGCCGGGGCGCTACCTTTGGGTATCTTACTGGCACTGGGACGTCGATCAGCCATGCCAGTAGTACGGACTCTTTCAGTTATTTTTATTGAATTCTGGCGTGGTGTACCGCTGATTACCGTGCTGTTCATGTCCTCGGTCATGCTGCCGCTGTTTATGGCAGAAGGCACAACAATCGACAAACTGATTCGCGCACTGGTGGGCGTCGTTTTATTCCAGTCAGCTTACGTTGCAGAGGTGGTTAGAGGTGGCCTACAGGCGCTGCCAAAAGGTCAGTACGAAGCGGCCGAATCACTGGCGCTCGGTTACTGGAAAATGCAGGGGCTGGTGATCTTACCCCAAGCCTTGAAGCTGGTTATTCCAGGGCTTGTGAACACCATCATCGCACTCTTTAAAGACACGAGCCTGGTGATCATTATCGGATTGTTTGATCTTTTCAGCAGTGTACAACAGGCCACAGTCGATCCCGTCTGGCTCGGCATGTCGACTGAAGGTTATGTTTTTGCAGCACTTGTTTACTGGATTTTCTGTTTCAGCATGTCGCGCTACAGCCAACACCTGGAGAAGCGCTTTAACACCGGGCGTGCACCGCAATGAGGAACTTATGAGCAAAATAACTATGGCCCCGGCCGACGCGATGATTACGCTAGAAAATGTGAATAAATGGTATGGTCAGTTTCATGTCCTGAAAGACATCAACCTGAAGGTCAAACAGGGCGAGCGTATTGTTTTATGCGGCCCCTCAGGTTCAGGAAAATCTACCACCATTCGCTGTATTAACCATCTTGAGGAGCATCAGCAAGGACGTATCGTCGTTGATGGGATAGAGCTGGATGAGGACATTCGAAACATCGAACGTGTCCGTCAGGAAGTCGGTATGGTGTTCCAGCATTTCAATTTATTCCCACATTTGACGGTGTTACAGAACCTTACGCTGGCCCCAATTTGGGTCAGGAAGATGCCTAAAAAGGAAGCTGAGGCGCTGGCAATGCATTACCTGGAACGTGTCCGTATTGCTGAGCACGCAAACAAATTTCCGGGACAAATTTCGGGCGGGCAGCAACAGCGTGTGGCGATTGCCCGCTCACTGTGCATGCAACCTAAAATTATGCTGTTTGATGAACCGACTTCAGCGCTCGACCCTGAAATGGTTAAAGAAGTACTCGACACGATGATTGGTTTAGCTCAATCGGGAATGACTATGCTCTGTGTTACGCATGAAATGGGCTTTGCCAGAACAGTTGCAGATAGAGTGATCTTTATGGATCGCGGAGAAATTGTTGAACAAGCACCACCTGATGAGTTCTTTGCTAATCCGAA
Above is a window of Lelliottia jeotgali DNA encoding:
- a CDS encoding RND efflux system, inner membrane transporter CmeB yields the protein MANFFIQRPIFAWVLAIILMIAGGLAILKLPVAQYPTIAPPAVAVTAVYPGADAQTVQDTVTQVIEQNMNGIDNLMYMSSTSDSAGNVTITLTFQSGTDPDIAQVQVQNKLQLAMPLLPQEVQQQGIGVEKSSSSFLLVAGFVSDNKSLTQDDISDYVASNVKDAISRTSGVGDVQLFGAQYAMRIWLDSNSLNKYQLTPLDVINQLKTQNNQIAAGQLGGTPSVPGQQLNASIIAQTRLKSPEEFGKITLKVNQDGSMVHLKDVARIELGGENYNMVTKINGQAATGLGIKLATGANALDTAAAIKSKLAELQAFFPQGLKVVYPYDTTPFVKISIHEVVKTLFEAIILVFLVMYLFLQNLRATLIPTIAVPVVLLGTFAVLGAFGFSINTLTMFGMVLAIGLLVDDAIVVVENVERVMVEDKLPPKEATQKSMEQIQGALVGIAMVLSAVFVPMAFFGGSTGAIYRQFSLTIVSAMALSVLVALILTPALCATLLKPPSEEHHAKGGFFGWFNNLFDKSVEHYSNSVSGILRKTGRYLVVYVLIVGGMAVLFLRLPTSFLPDEDQGVFMTMVQLPAGATQTRTQQILDQVQQYYQTKEAANVESVFTVNGFSFSGQGQNSGIAFVSLKPWDERPGAENGVGAIVSRATKAFSQIKDGMIFPFNLPAIIELGTATGFDFELIDQANLGHTELTKARNQLLGMVKEHPELLERVRPNGLEDTPQFKLDVDQEKAQALGVSVSDINQTVSTALGGTYVNDFIDHGRVKKVYAQADAQFRMLPGDINNLYVRSANGEMVPFSAFSTSRWISGSPRLERYNGMPSMEILGEAAPGKSTGEAMVLMESLAQKLPSGIGFDWTGMSYQERLSGNQAPALYAISLIVVFLCLAALYESWSIPFSVMLVVPLGVIGALLGASLRGLNNDVYFQVGLLTTIGLSAKNAILIVEFAKDLMEKEGKGVIEATLEASRMRLRPILMTSLAFILGVLPLVISQGAGSGAQNAVGTGVMGGMLSATLLAIFFVPVFFVVVRRRFNRNPK
- a CDS encoding ABC-type polar amino acid transport system, ATPase component — translated: MSKITMAPADAMITLENVNKWYGQFHVLKDINLKVKQGERIVLCGPSGSGKSTTIRCINHLEEHQQGRIVVDGIELDEDIRNIERVRQEVGMVFQHFNLFPHLTVLQNLTLAPIWVRKMPKKEAEALAMHYLERVRIAEHANKFPGQISGGQQQRVAIARSLCMQPKIMLFDEPTSALDPEMVKEVLDTMIGLAQSGMTMLCVTHEMGFARTVADRVIFMDRGEIVEQAPPDEFFANPKSERTRAFLSQVIH
- a CDS encoding Glutamate Aspartate periplasmic binding protein precursor GltI, which encodes MKKTMIASLAAAGMLFAVAGQVHAGTTLDAVKKKGFVQCGISDGLPGFSYADANGKFTGIDVDVCRGVAAALFGDDTKVKYTPLTAKERFTALQSGEVDMLSRNTTWTSSRDAGMGMSFTGVTYYDGIGFLTHNKAGLKSAKELDGATVCIQAGTDTELNVADYFKANNMKYTPVTFDRSDESAKALESGRCDTLASDQSQLYALRIKLSNPAEWIVLPEVISKEPLGPVVRRGDEDWFSIVRWTLFAMLNAEEMGINSKNVDEKAANPTTPDMAHLLGKEGDFGKDLKLDNKWAYNIIKHVGNYAEIFERNVGSESPLKIKRGQNNLWNNGGIQYAPPVR
- a CDS encoding membrane protein gives rise to the protein MKRFICVATLAALLAGCAHDSPCVPVYDDQGRLVHTNTCMKGTTQDNWETAGAIAGGAAAIAGLTLGIVALTK
- a CDS encoding Glutamate Aspartate transport system permease protein GltK — protein: MTKAVLSHPSRPSSTGSWRFIAWARKNLFSSWSNSLLTIVSLWLMWELIPPLLNWAFLQANWVGSTRADCTKAGACWVFIHERFGQFMYGLYPHDQRWRINLALIAGLLSIAPMFFKTLPRRGRYIACWAVIYPLIVWLLLYGGILGLERVETRQWGGLTLTLIIASVGIAGALPLGILLALGRRSAMPVVRTLSVIFIEFWRGVPLITVLFMSSVMLPLFMAEGTTIDKLIRALVGVVLFQSAYVAEVVRGGLQALPKGQYEAAESLALGYWKMQGLVILPQALKLVIPGLVNTIIALFKDTSLVIIIGLFDLFSSVQQATVDPVWLGMSTEGYVFAALVYWIFCFSMSRYSQHLEKRFNTGRAPQ
- a CDS encoding amino acid ABC transporter permease, translating into MDRSAGFGIVQHLIDYQEGDTYGRVFLVGLLNTLLVSALCIVFASLLGFFLGLARLSENWLLRKLSTIYIETFRNIPPLLQIFFWYFAVLRNLPGPRQAVDALDLFYLSNRGLYIPSPLAGEGLYAFIAAFVIAVAITIGLFRYNRSLQIKTGQLRRTWPIGTLLIVSLPLLAHWVFGAALHWDIPQLRGFNFQGGMVLIPELAALTLALSIYTSAFIAEIIRSGIQAVPYGQHEAARSLGLPNPVTLRQVIIPQALRVIIPPLTSQYLNIVKNSSLAAAIGYPDMVSLFAGTVLNQTGQAIETIAITMSVYLIISLTISLLMNIYNRRIALVER